The Deltaproteobacteria bacterium DNA segment CCATCATTTGGATCCCGGCCTAAAGACCGCTATCCTTCGTCGAGGACTTTCTAGCGAGGATGAAACCAAGCTGTCCGAAATTGCCGACAAATTGTTTAAACCAGTTCCTTCACCGAGTTTGAGTGGAACAGCAAAGACTTTGGTCGATCTCAAGCTGGTACACGGCGGCCTCGCCCCGATCGAATTCGCGGCACAGATTTCTCTTTTAAAACACGGAGATCGATTCGCCTCGACTATAGGGAACAATCCACCATTAACGCTTGAGACCTCGACACGGAGCATGGTTCAATTTTTAGAGGAGCATTCGAAGTCTGACCATGACGGCTGGGCTGGATGCGGGCCGCGCTTGAGAGAATTGCACGATTGGTTCAGGGGCCTTGAACAGGCCGCCAGAATCACGGGCGATCATGCAGGATCGGCTTTAAAATTGGAGTCGCCAGAATTCGAACGCTTGGCAAAAACAGTTGGCACATCTGCCACTGTCCTCAGGCAGAAGATTCTTGTGTCTCTCGAAGAGTCTTCCAAGTCGCTGAAGATTCTTTTGGGTCGCTAGTATGGAGGCCTTGTGTTTTTTTTCGGTGTTTTTCTAGCCGCCTTTTCCGTTTCGGTCTTTACCGTCTCCGAGGTTTCGGCACAGGCGGAGGTACCCACGAATCCACCGCCATCGTCCATGCAATATCAACCTCAAGTTCCGTCGCAAACTTCTAGCGGGATGCCGACTGGCGTTTTACCACCAACACAGGGTGTGCCCGCAAACACATCTCCCTCGCAGTTTATCCCAATGGCACTTCCGCCGTCTGCCGGGAGCTTCGTCCCAGTAATGCCTGTGCCTGTGGTCCCGCAAGGAGTACCGAACAACTATAACACTCCTTCAAATCAACCGCGAAAAGACGAACTACGCTCTGAGATCGTCAATTATAGCGACGAAGTCGAAGAGAGGCCCGTATTGGTTGTGAAAACTTCGGAGGGCGAATTCAAGGTCCGTGTTGCCGCAGATATCAACCGGCAAACTGTCGCACACTTCATGGGACTCGCTCAGGGCGCCAAAGAATTTATTGACGTGCGCACAGGAAAAAAAGTTCGACGCCCCTTTTACACCGGTCTCAACTGCCACCGCGTACTCAAAGGCGTACTCATTCAGTGCGGCTGCCCGTTCGGAAACGGTCGGGGTAACCCAGGTGTCCTTGTGGATAACGAAACTGCATCGAGCTTGAAGTTTGATAAACCAGGAATCGTTGCGATGTCGTTACAGACGGAAGAAAAAAGTGGCATCACGAATGATATAAAAGACACCAACGGCAGTCAGTTTTTTATTTCGCTCGCAGCGATGCCCGAGTTCACCGGAAAATATTCTATTTTAGGCGAAATTACGGGGGGAATGGACACGATTCGAAAAATTGCATCGACACCAACCGGCCCCACGGATCGACCAATCAAGCGTGTGGTCATCTTTTCGATAGACCCCGATATTCCCGCCGCACTTCCAATTTCACCGGCAATTTCACCGGTCGTTTCACCCGGCCTTTCTCCCGCCGCGGGCGCAACCGCGCCGGGCTCTCCGCCGGTTGCTACAGATCCGATGGCCCAGCCCGGTAGTCTCCAGCCACCGGCTCCTGGCCTCGGAGTTGACCCCTTCGCGCTTCCACCAGCTGGCCCCTAGGTCTTTCTGGCTATCTTCTCGACAACGCCTGACGTGCGCCCGCTCGACGCCGCACGAGTGACACTTTTCGTCGCCGGCCGT contains these protein-coding regions:
- a CDS encoding peptidylprolyl isomerase, translating into MFFFGVFLAAFSVSVFTVSEVSAQAEVPTNPPPSSMQYQPQVPSQTSSGMPTGVLPPTQGVPANTSPSQFIPMALPPSAGSFVPVMPVPVVPQGVPNNYNTPSNQPRKDELRSEIVNYSDEVEERPVLVVKTSEGEFKVRVAADINRQTVAHFMGLAQGAKEFIDVRTGKKVRRPFYTGLNCHRVLKGVLIQCGCPFGNGRGNPGVLVDNETASSLKFDKPGIVAMSLQTEEKSGITNDIKDTNGSQFFISLAAMPEFTGKYSILGEITGGMDTIRKIASTPTGPTDRPIKRVVIFSIDPDIPAALPISPAISPVVSPGLSPAAGATAPGSPPVATDPMAQPGSLQPPAPGLGVDPFALPPAGP